A genomic segment from Chiroxiphia lanceolata isolate bChiLan1 chromosome 27, bChiLan1.pri, whole genome shotgun sequence encodes:
- the ACER1 gene encoding alkaline ceramidase 1, with amino-acid sequence MPSIFSYQSAEVDWCEGNFERSAVIAEYYNTISNVSFFVLSPALLYLNRQYCQHRAMPLYFISGLLILVGIFSTYFHMTLSYVGQLLDELSILWTLAVAYSFWYPQVYFPKFIKTRRHFYWLTGITTVISTLMSFVKPTLNAYALNCIAFHLLYLTWRELKKCNDKRVHRMAAVMVMWWVLAITSWISDRWLCWLWQAINFPYFHSFWHVLIALSLLYCCPLVIYFDVNYEMPSFKPKLEYWPSDSWPVVVPYVTLEEPHKQC; translated from the exons ATGCCAAGCATATTTTCCTACCAGAGTGCTGAGGTGGATTGGTGTGAGGGCAACTTCGAGCGCTCAGCTGTGATTGCAGAGTACTACAACACC ATCAGCAATGTGAGCTTCTTTGTgctctctcctgccctgctctaCCTGAACCGGCAGTACTGTCAGCACCGTGCCATGCCCTTGTACTTCATCTCGGGCCTCCTCATCCTCGTAG GCATCTTCTCCACATACTTTCATATGACCCTGAGCTATGTGGGACAACTCCTGGATGAGCTCTCCATCCTCTGGACGCTGGCTGTGGCATATTCCTTCTGGTACCCCCAGGTTTACTTCCCCAAGTTCATCAAGACCAG GAGGCATTTCTACTGGCTGACTGGGATCACCACCGTGATCAGCACCTTGATGTCTTTCGTCAAACCCACCCTCAATGCCTATGCGCTCAACTGCATCGCCTTCCACCTGCTGTACCTGACCTGGCGTGAGCTCAAAAA GTGCAACGACAAACGGGTTCACCGGATGGCCGCGGTCATGGTGATGTGGTGGGTCCTGGCCATCACCAGCTGGATCAGTGACCGGTGGCTTTGTTGGCTCTGGCAGGCCATCAACTTCCCCTACTTCCACAGCTTCTG GCACGTGCTGAtagccctgtccctgctgtacTGCTGCCCTCTAGTCATCTACTTCGATGTCAACTACGAGATGCCATCCTTCAAGCCCAAGCTTGAATACTGGCCCAGTGACTCATGGCCTGTCGTGGTGCCCTATGTCACCCTGGAGGAACCCCACAAGCAGTGCTAG
- the LOC116799165 gene encoding protein mono-ADP-ribosyltransferase PARP4-like: protein MGGDILSSVAFGGAHLLLSPTREGDVFSPPLIWGGYLVLSHIWGGISCPQSHLGGHISSSIPLGRGMCFPYQPHFGGDILSSVTSRGHSFSPHCLWGGIPPPCPPQMDGTCPAHTPLRGTPPPCTPFEEHISSSYSFDGHISPPCPLWGARLPPPTLFGETHALPNPIWGAHLLLTPLCGDTPSPCPLFGGGSHLLPTTLLGGADLLKPIWLGARLLPNPHFLGTFLHSPLWGLHLLPIPHLRGTALLTPHFGVTSPTHTLFWGSHLLPTPFGGLSALSPPWAAAAASPAAGGGSSNSANSYPDY from the coding sequence ATGGGGGGGGACATCTTGTCCTCAGTCGCATTTGGCGGGGCACATCTCCTCCTCAGTCCCACTCGGGAGGGGGATGTGTTTTCCCCACCTCTCATTTGGGGGGGATATCTTGTCCTCAGTCACATTTGGGGGGGGATATCTTGTCCTCAGTCACATTTGGGGGGTCACATCTCCTCCTCAATCCCACTGGGGAGGGGGATGTGTTTTCCCTACCAACCCCATTTTGGGGGGGATATCTTGTCCTCAGTCACATCTAGGGGACACAGCTTCTCCCCACACTGTCTTTGGGGAGGCATACCTCCTCCATGCCCACCCCAAATGGATGGTACATGTCCTGCTCACACCCCTTTGAGGGGGACAcctcctccctgcaccccaTTTGAGGAGCACATCTCCTCCTCGTACTCCTTTGACGGGCACATCTCCCCTCCATGCCCCCTTTGGGGGGCACGTCTCCCCCCTCCAACCCTCTTTGGGGAGACACATGCCCTCCCCAATCCCATTTGGGGGGCACACCTCCTCCTCACACCCCTTTGTGGGGACACACCTTCTCCATGCCCTCTGTTTGGAGGAGGGTCACATCTCCTCCCCACAACCCTTTTGGGGGGGGCAGATCTCCTGAAGCCCATTTGGCTGGGGGCACGCCTCCTTCCCAACCCCCATTTTTTGGGGACATTTCTCCACTCACCCCTTTGGGGGTTGcacctcctccccatccctcatTTGAGGGGCACAGCCCTCCTCACTCCCCATTTTGGGGTCACATCTCCTACCCATACCCTGTTTTGGGGGTCAcacctcctccccaccccctttGGGGGGCTCTCAGCCCTGTCCCCTCCGTGGGCGGCCGCCGCAGCCTCGCCCGCGGCggggggtggcagcagcaatTCCGCAAATTCCTACCCGGATTATTGA